Proteins co-encoded in one Brassica rapa cultivar Chiifu-401-42 chromosome A02, CAAS_Brap_v3.01, whole genome shotgun sequence genomic window:
- the LOC108870909 gene encoding glutathione S-transferase T3-like: MEMKCSFAFSLLSPLLLHLLKTYLSPLAFHLSNVSFFFSSFSFKNLGMDYNPSNFVDLLNSQQDVPFGLGEDSVHVSSSQVPHLGETPAERKERRTWTPTDDQVLISAWLNTSKDPIVGNEQRSGAFWQRIAAYFAASPKIGASERRESSHCKQHWHKINDQVGKFCGAFEAASRERTSGQNDNDVLKHAHEIFFNNHNKKFTLEHAWKEIRNDQKWCDLSSSKMESACKRRKLDNSAQSAASHASESMTDRPPGVKSAKANGKKGKAEERLSEYTGMWSIRQEDMANKKELTKMKLLDRLIAKVEPLDESEEILKKKLIKELFN, encoded by the coding sequence ATGGAGATGAAATGTTCATTTGCTTTCTCTCTTCTGTCACCTCTTCTCTTGCATCTATTAAAGACATATCTTTCTCCTCTAGCTTTTCATCTGTCAAACGTTTCATTCTTCTTCTCTAGCTTTTCTTTCAAAAACCTCGGTATGGATTATAATCCTTCAAATTTTGTTGACCTTCTCAATAGCCAACAAGACGTTCCGTTTGGGTTAGGGGAAGATAGTGTCCATGTTTCTTCATCACAGGTTCCTCATCTCGGTGAGACCCCTGCAGAGCGTAAAGAAAGAAGAACATGGACGCCTACAGACGATCAAGTGCTCATATCCGCTTGGTTAAACACTAGTAAGGATCCCATTGTAGGGAATGAGCAGCGATCTGGAGCTTTTTGGCAGAGAATTGCCGCGTACTTCGCAGCATCACCAAAGATTGGAGCCAGTGAAAGGAGGGAGTCCAGTCACTGCAAGCAGCATTGGCACAAGATCAACGATCAAGTTGGGAAGTTCTGTGGCGCGTTTGAAGCTGCAAGCAGAGAGAGAACCAGCGGGCAAAACGATAATGACGTTTTGAAGCACGCCCATGAGATCTTCTTCAACAACCACAACAAGAAATTCACTCTCGAACATGCGTGGAAGGAGATTCGGAACGATCAAAAATGGTGTGACCTGTCAAGTTCTAAAATGGAGAGTGCCTGTAAAAGGAGGAAGCTCGACAACAGCGCACAATCAGCAGCCTCTCACGCCTCTGAATCCATGACTGATCGTCCCCCGGGTGTTAAGTCAGCTAAGGCCAATGGTAAGAAGGGAAAGGCAGAGGAAAGGCTGTCTGAGTATACGGGTATGTGGAGCATCAGGCAGGAGGATATGGCTAACAAAAAGGAGCTGACGAAAATGAAGCTCCTTGATAGGCTAATTGCAAAAGTTGAGCCGCTTGATGAGTCTGAAGAAATCTTGAAAAAGAAACTCATCAAGGAGTTGTTTAATTAG
- the LOC103852096 gene encoding mediator of RNA polymerase II transcription subunit 36a, producing the protein MRSPLRGRGRGEGSAMRGGGRGPRGRGPRGRVPGGRGPRSGPGGMKGGNKVIVTPHRHEGVFIGKGKDEVILTKNLVPGESVYNEKRISVQNEDGTKVEYRVWNPFRSKLAAAIFGGLDDIWIKPGAKVLYLGAASGTSVSHVSDIVGPEGCVYAVEFSPRSGRDLVNMAKKRRNVVPIIEDARHPAKYRMLVSMVDVIFADVAQPDQARIVGLNASFFLKAGGHYMISIKAKCIDATMPAETVFSNEVKKLQADELKPAEQITLEPYERDHACVVGGYRMPKKQKTATAS; encoded by the exons ATGAGATCTCCCCTAAGAG GACGTGGAAGAGGTGAAGGAAGTGCCATGAGAGGCGGTGGAAGAGGTCCCAGAGGAAGAGGTCCCAGAGGAAGAGTGCCCGGAGGAAGAGGCCCTAGAAGTGGGCCCGGAGGAATGAAGGGAGGAAACAAAGTGATAGTGACTCCTCACAGACATGAAGGAGTGTTCATTGGTAAGGGTAAAGATGAAGTTATTCTCACTAAGAACTTGGTTCCTGGTGAATCCGTTTACAATGAGAAGAGAATCTCTGTGCAG AACGAAGATGGAACTAAGGTTGAATACAGAGTTTGGAACCCTTTCCGTTCTAAGCTAGCTGCCGCAATTTTTGGTGGTCTTGATGACATTTGGATC AAACCTGGCGCTAAAGTTCTTTACCTTGGTGCTGCCTCTGGAACCTCTGTATCTCATGTCTCTGATATTGTTGGACCT GAGGGATGTGTTTATGCCGTTGAGTTTTCTCCAAGAAGTGGAAGAGATTTGGTGAACATGGCAAAGAAGAGACGTAATGTGGTTCCAATCATTGAAGATGCTAGACATCCTGCTAAATACAGAATGCTTGTGAGCATGGTTGATGTCATATTCGCTGATGTTGCTCAACCAGATCAG GCTAGGATAGTAGGTCTCAATGCATCTTTCTTTCTCAAAGCTGGAGGTCACTATATGATCTCAATAAAG gCGAAATGTATAGACGCAACAATGCCAGCAGAAACGGTATTTTCAAACGAAGTGAAGAAGCTACAAGCGGACGAGTTGAAACCAGCAGAGCAGATTACTCTTGAGCCTTATGAGCGTGACCATGCTTGTGTTGTTGGTGGATATCGCATGCCTAAAAAGCAGAAAACTGCTACTGCTTCTTAA